From Rhinolophus sinicus isolate RSC01 linkage group LG15, ASM3656204v1, whole genome shotgun sequence, the proteins below share one genomic window:
- the RNF43 gene encoding E3 ubiquitin-protein ligase RNF43 isoform X2 codes for MAGERGASAVLFDITEDRAAAEQLQQPLGLTWPVVLIWGNDAEKLMEFVYKNRKAHVRIELKEPPTWPDYDVWILLTVVGTIFVVILASVLRIRCRARHSRPDPLRQRTAWAISQLATRRYRASCKKAQAEWPDSGSSCSSAPVCAICLEEFSEGQELRVISCLHEFHRACVDPWLHQHRTCPLCMFNIVEGDSFSQSVGPTRSYQEPGRRLHLIRQHPGHAHYHLPAAYVLGPSRTAVARPPRPGPFLPSQEPGVGPRHHRLPRAAHPRAPGEQQRLAAAQHPFAQGWGLSRLQCTSQHTATCPVPPRRARPHESSGSGESYCTERSGYLADGPASDSSSGPCHGSSSDSVVNCTDVSLQGIHGSSSTFRSSLSSDFDPLVYCSPEGEPQEEETQPSVTSRPRSLDSVVPRGETQVSSHIHYHRHRHHHYKKRFQWHGRKPGPEMGVLQSRLEVPRTQPEPELPSPGQQAAKCNATASSGQLPNPQQPRALTEPAPDPTDASSPSPNPSSLFHLQKSSLSVRHPQRKRRGGPSEPTPSSRPQDLTAHPACQMFPHYGTSLAYPWSPEAHPLIFGPPGLDRRLLAETPGSCYSSSQPVWLCLTPRQPLGPHPPGEGPSEWSSGTPEGRPCPYPHCQVLPAQPGSEEELEELCEQAV; via the exons ATGGCCGGTGAGCGAGGAGCCAGCGCTGTCCTTTTTGACATCACTGAGGATCGAGCTGCTGCTGAGCAG CTGCAGCAACCCCTGGGGCTGACTTGGCCAGTGGTGTTGATCTGGGGCAATGATGCCGAAAAGCTGATGGAGTTTGTGTACAAGAACCGAAAGGCCCATGTGAGGATTGAGCTGAAGGAGCCCCCAACCTGG CCAGATTATGATGTGTGGATCCTCCTGACAGTGGTGGGCACCATTTTTGTCGTCATTCTGGCTTCGGTGCTGCGCATACGGTGCCGTGCCCGCCACAGCAGACCG GATCCCCTTCGGCAGCGAACAGCCTGGGCCATCAGCCAGCTGGCCACCAGGAGGTACCGGGCCAGCTGCAAGAAGGCCCAGGCTGAGTGGCCAGACTCAGGTAGCAGCTGCAGCTCAGCCCCTGTGTGTGCCATCTGCCTGGAGGAGTTCTCTGAGGGCCAG GAGTTACGGGTCATTTCCTGCCTCCATGAGTTCCATCGTGCCTGTGTGGACCCCTGGCTACATCAGCATCGGACTTGTCCCCTCTGCATGTTCAACATCGTAG AGGGAGATtcattttcccagtctgtggGACCCACTCGATCTTACCAGGAACCAGGCCGGAGACTCCATCTCATTCGCCAGCATCCGGGCCATGCCCACTACCACCTCCCTGCTGCCTACGTGCTGGGCCCTTCCCGGACTGCAGTGGCTAGGCCCCCACGACCTGGACCCTTCCTGCCATCCCAGGAGCCAGGCGTGGGCCCTCGGCACCACCGCCTCCCCAGAGCTGCACATCCCCGGGCTCCAGGCGAGCAGCAGCGCCTGGCAGCAGCCCAGCACCCCTTTGcacagggctgggggctgagccGCCTCCAATGCACCTCGCAGCATACGGCCACTTGCCCAGTGCCCCCACGCCGGGCCAGGCCTCATGAGAGCAGTGGGTCTGGAGAAAGCTACTGCACAGAACGCAGTGGCTACCTGGCAGATGGGCCAGCCAGTGATTCTAGTTCGGGGCCCTGCCATGGCTCTTCGAGTGACTCAGTGGTCAACTGCACAGATGTCAGCCTGCAAGGCATCCATGGCAGCAGTTCTACCTTCCGCAGCTCTCTGAGCAGTGACTTTGACCCCTTGGTGTACTGCAGCCCCGAAGGGGAGCCCCAGGAGGAGGAGACTCAGCCCAGCGTGACCTCTCGGCCCCGTTCTTTGGACTCAGTGGTGCCCAGAGGGGAAACCCAGGTTTCCAGCCATATCCACTACCACCGCCATCGGCACCACCACTACAAAAAGCGCTTCCAGTGGCATGGCAGGAAGCCTGGCCCAGAAATGGGGGTCTTGCAGTCCAGGCTTGAGGTTCCTCGGACACAACCAGAGCCAGAACTGCCTTCTCCTGGTCAGCAAGCTGCCAAATGCAATGCAACAGCCTCTTCAGGGCAGCTCCCCAACCCACAACAACCCAGGGCCCTCACAGAGCCAGCCCCAGACCCAACTGATGCTTCCAGCCCCAGTCCCAACCCCAGCAGCCTCTTCCACTTGCAGAAATCCAGCCTTTCTGTCCGACACCCACAGAGGAAACGACGGGGGGGTCCCTCAGAGCCCACCCCATCCTCTCGACCCCAGGACTTGACTGCACACCCAGCTTGCCAGATGTTTCCTCATTATGGTACCAGCCTGGCATACCCTTGGTCCCCAGAGGCCCACCCCTTAATCTTCGGACCTCCAGGCCTGGACAGGAGGCTGCTAGCAGAAACCCCAGGCTCCTGTTACTCAAGTTCACAGCCAGTGTGGTTGTGTCTGACTCCACGCCAACCCCTGGGACCACACCCACCTGGGGAGGGGCCTTCTGAATGGAGTTCTGGCACCCCAGAGGGCAGGCCGTGCCCTTACCCACACTGCCAGGTGCTGCCAGCCCAGCCTG GCTcagaggaggagctggaggaacTGTGCGAACAGGCTGTGTGA
- the SUPT4H1 gene encoding transcription elongation factor SPT4: MALETVPKDLRHLRACLLCSLVKTIDQFEYDGCDNCDAYLQMKGNREMVYDCTSSSFDGIIAMMSPEDSWVSKWQRVSNFKPGVYAVSVTGRLPQGIVRELKSRGVAYKSRDTAIKT; encoded by the exons ATGGCTCTGGAGACGGTGCCGAAGGACCTGCGGCATCTGCGGGCTTGTTTGCTGTGTTCGCTGGTCAAG ACCATCGACCAGTTTGAATATGATGGTTGTGACAATTGTGACGCATACCTTCAGATGAAGGGTAACCGAGAGATGGTATATGACTGCACCAGCTCTTCCTTTGATGG aaTTATTGCGATGATGAGTCCAGAGGACAGCTGGGTCTCCAAGTGGCAGCGAGTCA GTAACTTTAAGCCCGGCGTGTATGCGGTGTCTGTCACTGGTCGCCTACCCCAAG GAATAGTGCGGGAGCTGAAAAGTCGAGGAGTGGCCTACAAATCCAGAGACACAGCTATAAAGACCTAG